From the genome of Geothrix sp. 21YS21S-4, one region includes:
- a CDS encoding alkaline phosphatase family protein, protein MRRLPFLLLPAALLLQAQAPAARPKLVVAIAVDQLSAELMQTFGPELTGGLARLMREGAYFTEAYHDHGFTETGPGHSVLLSGRFPAHTGIVENRWYDRGTDRLVYCVEDGGARALHMAGQAGSSNLRFLGDTLGDWLQAQVPGSRAFSVSGKDRAAILMAGRKPTAAYWFTGAAGFTSSSTYAERLPEWLVRFDAGLNQRFLTRSWLWTKDPATPEGRVATWTFPGQVIRNGALPRLIQGAGMPLDKGFETRFRKSPFLDDVTLEATEALLDAERLGRGPTTDLLTVSFSSTDYIGHSYGNLGTEMRDQIHRLDRTLSRLLDLIRQRDPGAWVVLSADHGGMDLPEALADQGFATRRVDSPAFLRELRAHLKTAFKVDADLLVESPEPNNLYVRNAAVKAAGLDRKAVVAKVQAWLRARPEVADAFTAEELATTDPAATGSPRNSSLRVLLARSFHPGRSGDVLVAFKPWTIFGVPPTEWPTGHGTPYAYDRRVPLIFWGPWKAGDRPEPVRTVDLAPTLARELGLKPGTVDGKALDLEPAR, encoded by the coding sequence ATGCGCCGCCTGCCCTTCCTCCTCCTTCCGGCCGCACTCCTCCTCCAGGCCCAGGCCCCCGCGGCCCGGCCCAAGCTGGTGGTGGCCATCGCCGTGGACCAGCTCTCCGCCGAGCTGATGCAGACCTTCGGCCCCGAGCTCACCGGCGGCCTGGCGCGGCTGATGCGCGAAGGCGCCTACTTCACCGAGGCGTACCACGACCACGGCTTCACGGAGACGGGCCCCGGCCATTCCGTACTGCTGTCCGGCCGCTTTCCCGCCCACACGGGGATCGTGGAGAACCGCTGGTACGACCGCGGCACGGACCGTCTGGTCTACTGCGTGGAGGACGGCGGCGCCCGCGCGCTGCACATGGCCGGGCAGGCCGGTTCCTCCAACCTCCGCTTCCTCGGCGACACGCTGGGCGACTGGCTCCAGGCCCAGGTGCCGGGCAGCCGCGCGTTTTCCGTCTCCGGCAAGGACCGCGCGGCGATCCTGATGGCGGGGCGGAAGCCCACCGCCGCCTACTGGTTTACGGGCGCCGCGGGATTCACCAGCTCCTCCACCTACGCGGAGCGCCTCCCCGAGTGGCTGGTGCGGTTCGACGCCGGCCTGAACCAGCGCTTCCTCACCCGCAGCTGGCTGTGGACGAAGGATCCCGCCACGCCCGAAGGCCGCGTGGCCACCTGGACCTTCCCTGGCCAGGTGATCCGCAACGGCGCCCTGCCGCGGCTGATCCAGGGCGCGGGAATGCCGCTCGACAAGGGCTTCGAGACCCGCTTCCGCAAATCGCCGTTCCTGGACGACGTCACCCTGGAAGCGACCGAGGCCCTCCTGGATGCGGAGCGCCTGGGCCGCGGGCCCACTACGGACCTGCTGACGGTCAGCTTCTCCTCCACGGACTACATCGGGCACAGCTACGGCAACCTCGGCACCGAGATGCGTGACCAGATCCACCGCCTGGACCGCACGCTGAGCCGCCTGCTCGACCTCATCCGGCAGCGCGATCCCGGCGCGTGGGTGGTCCTCAGCGCCGACCACGGCGGAATGGACCTGCCCGAGGCCCTGGCCGACCAGGGCTTCGCCACCCGGCGCGTGGATTCGCCCGCCTTCCTGCGCGAGCTCCGCGCCCACCTCAAGACCGCCTTCAAGGTGGACGCGGATCTGCTCGTGGAGAGCCCCGAGCCCAACAACCTCTACGTCCGCAACGCCGCCGTGAAAGCCGCGGGGCTCGACCGGAAGGCCGTCGTCGCCAAGGTCCAGGCCTGGCTGCGGGCTCGGCCCGAAGTGGCGGATGCCTTCACCGCCGAGGAACTGGCCACCACCGATCCCGCCGCCACCGGCAGTCCCCGGAACAGCAGCCTGCGCGTGCTCCTGGCCCGCAGCTTCCACCCCGGGCGCAGCGGCGACGTGCTCGTGGCCTTCAAGCCCTGGACCATCTTCGGCGTGCCGCCCACGGAGTGGCCCACCGGCCACGGCACCCCCTACGCCTACGACCGCCGCGTGCCCCTGATCTTCTGGGGCCCCTGGAAGGCCGGCGACCGCCCCGAACCCGTCCGCACCGTGGACCTCGCCCCCACCCTCGCCCGCGAGCTGGGCCTCAAGCCCGGCACCGTGGACGGCAAGGCCCTCGACCTCGAACCCGCGCGGTAG
- a CDS encoding thioredoxin family protein: protein MNRPFRSLALSAFTACALVAQAPAGLKLGDPCPAFSLPGTDGKAHAPQPGKQPLLVVFLSTECPYVMATQGRINAYAKHYEGKVQVIALNANDVDTHAKESLADMKAQAQGQSFVFPYLKDEPQTTARTFGAVCTPDFFLFDAQRKLAYRGRMDDNWKDASQVKARDLEAATDALLAGRPVAADQVPSRGCSIKWK from the coding sequence ATGAACCGCCCGTTCCGCTCCCTCGCCCTTTCCGCTTTCACGGCCTGCGCCCTCGTCGCCCAGGCGCCCGCCGGCCTGAAGCTCGGGGATCCCTGCCCCGCCTTCAGCCTTCCCGGCACGGACGGCAAGGCCCACGCCCCCCAGCCCGGCAAGCAACCGTTGCTGGTGGTCTTCCTCAGCACCGAATGCCCCTACGTGATGGCCACCCAGGGGCGGATCAACGCCTACGCCAAGCACTACGAGGGGAAGGTCCAGGTGATCGCCCTCAACGCCAACGACGTGGACACCCACGCCAAGGAATCCCTGGCCGACATGAAGGCCCAGGCCCAAGGACAGAGCTTCGTCTTCCCCTACCTGAAGGACGAACCGCAGACCACCGCCCGGACCTTCGGCGCCGTCTGCACGCCGGACTTCTTCCTGTTCGACGCCCAGCGCAAGCTGGCCTACCGCGGCCGCATGGACGACAACTGGAAGGACGCCTCGCAGGTGAAGGCCCGCGACCTGGAAGCCGCCACCGACGCGCTCCTCGCGGGTCGGCCCGTGGCCGCCGACCAGGTACCCAGCCGAGGGTGCAGCATCAAGTGGAAGTAG
- a CDS encoding thioredoxin family protein: protein MALLESTMVPLGAACPDFTLPGVDGRLWSLHDFHCPALLVVVMCNHCPYVHAVDDRLNDLAKAYKGRCGVAAINANDAVTHPDDSFEAMRRRAAAKGYVFPYLWDEEQTVVQALGAVCTPDFFLFDSHRRLAYRGRLDDNWKDAAHVTRHDLKEALDRVLAHEAPLETQHPSMGCSIKWRSR from the coding sequence ATGGCACTGCTGGAATCCACCATGGTCCCGCTCGGCGCCGCCTGCCCCGACTTCACCCTGCCCGGCGTCGACGGGCGCCTGTGGTCGCTGCACGATTTCCACTGTCCCGCGCTGCTGGTGGTGGTGATGTGCAATCACTGTCCCTATGTCCACGCCGTCGACGACCGCCTGAACGACTTGGCGAAGGCCTACAAGGGCCGCTGCGGCGTGGCGGCCATCAACGCCAACGACGCCGTGACCCACCCCGACGACAGCTTCGAGGCCATGCGCCGGCGGGCGGCCGCGAAGGGCTACGTCTTCCCCTACCTGTGGGACGAGGAGCAAACAGTAGTGCAGGCCCTCGGCGCCGTGTGCACGCCCGACTTCTTCCTGTTCGACTCCCACCGCCGCCTGGCCTACCGGGGCCGCCTGGACGACAACTGGAAGGACGCCGCCCACGTCACGCGGCACGACCTGAAGGAGGCCCTCGACCGCGTCCTCGCCCACGAGGCGCCCCTCGAAACCCAGCATCCCAGCATGGGCTGCAGCATCAAGTGGAGGTCCCGATGA
- a CDS encoding sigma-54-dependent Fis family transcriptional regulator, which produces MSQLPRLHWSTLGDDTGGLEHRWAALWEVTVDRGASPALAPQDADLWVISARSSGPPPELGRLVAEVAALPILVGLKPDAAPLAPRALADWGALGSVRWGVLGPEPPMPGLRPRSGPAAQLSASQALAFGLVGASAAMQEVLNRARNAAATRATVLLLGESGTGKEVIARAIHRMSAEAGEPFVAVHCGAIPENLLESELFGHHKGAFTDARRDAPGKFREAHGGTIFLDEVGTMPLGAQVRLLRVLQEREVQPLGGGAPVKVDVRVVAASNADLWKKVQEGTFREDLFYRLEVVPIALPPLRARTEEVPFLAQHFLNRKAREHGLYPKALHPSVDPLLMALPWPGNVRQLENAIERAIVLSGQRPVLTREDFAFLAERMGEAPALPAGSASLPVAPFVPPPPAAFGVDLPPEGLDLNQVVSDMEKTLMLQSLAITRGNKKRAADLLGLKRTTFLEKMKRLDLEEGDGTEATEA; this is translated from the coding sequence ATGAGCCAGCTGCCGCGCCTCCACTGGTCCACCCTCGGGGACGATACCGGGGGGCTGGAGCATCGGTGGGCGGCGCTGTGGGAGGTCACGGTGGACCGCGGCGCCTCGCCGGCCCTGGCGCCCCAGGACGCGGATCTGTGGGTCATCAGCGCCCGCAGCAGCGGACCGCCGCCGGAACTGGGACGACTGGTGGCCGAAGTGGCCGCCCTTCCCATTCTCGTGGGCCTGAAGCCGGATGCAGCGCCCTTGGCGCCCCGCGCCCTCGCCGACTGGGGTGCTCTGGGCAGCGTCCGCTGGGGCGTGCTGGGTCCCGAGCCGCCCATGCCCGGCCTGCGGCCGCGGTCGGGTCCCGCGGCGCAGCTCAGCGCATCCCAGGCCCTGGCGTTCGGTCTGGTCGGGGCCAGCGCGGCCATGCAGGAGGTCCTGAACCGCGCGCGGAACGCCGCCGCCACCCGCGCCACCGTCCTGCTGCTGGGCGAGAGCGGAACGGGCAAGGAGGTCATCGCCCGGGCCATCCACCGGATGAGCGCCGAGGCCGGAGAGCCCTTCGTGGCGGTCCACTGCGGCGCCATTCCCGAGAACCTGCTCGAATCCGAGCTGTTCGGCCATCACAAGGGGGCGTTCACGGACGCCCGCCGGGACGCGCCGGGCAAGTTCCGCGAGGCCCACGGCGGCACCATCTTCCTCGACGAAGTCGGGACCATGCCCCTCGGTGCCCAGGTGCGGCTGCTGCGGGTGCTCCAGGAACGGGAGGTCCAGCCCCTGGGCGGCGGCGCGCCGGTGAAGGTGGACGTGCGCGTGGTGGCGGCCTCCAATGCCGACCTGTGGAAGAAGGTCCAGGAAGGCACCTTCCGCGAGGATCTCTTCTACCGCCTGGAAGTGGTGCCCATCGCCCTTCCGCCCCTGCGGGCGCGGACCGAGGAAGTCCCCTTCCTGGCCCAGCACTTCCTCAACCGCAAGGCCCGCGAGCACGGCCTCTATCCCAAGGCGCTGCACCCCAGCGTGGATCCGCTGCTGATGGCGCTGCCCTGGCCGGGGAACGTCCGCCAATTGGAGAACGCCATCGAGCGCGCCATTGTCCTGTCGGGCCAGCGGCCCGTCCTGACGCGGGAGGACTTCGCGTTCCTGGCGGAGCGGATGGGCGAGGCGCCCGCGCTTCCTGCGGGTTCGGCCTCCCTTCCTGTCGCGCCGTTCGTTCCTCCGCCGCCCGCCGCCTTCGGCGTGGACCTTCCGCCGGAGGGACTGGACCTGAACCAGGTGGTCTCGGACATGGAAAAGACCCTGATGCTGCAGAGCCTCGCCATCACCCGCGGGAACAAGAAGCGGGCGGCGGATCTCCTGGGGCTGAAGCGCACCACCTTCCTGGAAAAAATGAAGCGGCTGGATCTGGAAGAAGGCGACGGCACCGAAGCCACGGAGGCCTGA
- a CDS encoding 50S ribosomal protein L11 methyltransferase, which translates to MTDATHLRWRLEVPDPQEEGLCAWLETVGSSAFYREADPPRACYAYFPPDQAPPEIAGLAAFPGVRLLEAEAFGDEDWLAKSREGFGAFDVGARFHVRPLWDPAPGATDRMDLVVNPGLAFGTGGHETTRLCMGLLEELAAADRLQGPILDIGAGTGLLSLAAFLLGGRDITAFDIDPDCGPAMDELIELNAHLLDGARPYASFVGTLEHPDVRAPYAGLLANILLETIQELLPRMAEIAAPGGWLVASGILAERTDEALLSLVTHGFRPEKVVREGEWIAILAVREP; encoded by the coding sequence ATGACGGACGCGACGCATCTGAGGTGGCGGCTGGAGGTCCCGGACCCCCAGGAAGAGGGCCTGTGCGCCTGGCTGGAGACGGTGGGATCCTCCGCCTTCTACCGCGAAGCCGATCCGCCCCGGGCCTGCTACGCCTATTTCCCGCCCGACCAGGCGCCGCCCGAAATCGCGGGCCTGGCGGCCTTCCCCGGCGTGCGCCTGCTGGAGGCCGAGGCCTTCGGCGACGAGGATTGGCTGGCCAAGAGCCGCGAAGGTTTCGGCGCCTTCGACGTGGGCGCGCGGTTCCACGTCCGCCCGCTGTGGGATCCGGCGCCCGGCGCCACCGATCGCATGGACCTCGTGGTGAACCCGGGCCTCGCCTTCGGCACCGGCGGGCATGAGACCACGCGGCTGTGCATGGGCCTCCTGGAAGAGCTGGCGGCGGCGGATCGGCTCCAGGGGCCCATCCTCGACATCGGCGCCGGGACGGGCCTTCTGTCGCTGGCGGCCTTCCTACTCGGCGGGCGCGACATCACGGCCTTCGACATCGATCCCGACTGCGGCCCCGCCATGGACGAGCTGATCGAGCTGAACGCCCATCTGCTGGACGGGGCCCGGCCCTACGCCAGCTTCGTGGGCACGCTGGAGCATCCCGACGTGCGCGCTCCCTACGCGGGCCTGCTCGCCAACATCCTGCTGGAGACCATCCAGGAGCTGCTGCCCCGCATGGCGGAGATCGCCGCCCCCGGCGGTTGGCTCGTGGCCAGCGGCATCCTCGCCGAACGCACCGACGAGGCCCTTCTCAGCCTCGTGACCCACGGCTTCCGTCCCGAAAAGGTCGTGCGGGAGGGCGAGTGGATCGCGATTCTGGCGGTGCGGGAGCCATGA
- the murI gene encoding glutamate racemase, with amino-acid sequence MTRADRPIGVFDSGIGGLTVIHALRQLLPQEDLVYLGDTARLPYGTKSHRTIERYTLQMGELLQRHDPKLLVIACNTASAHGLPALQAVSPCPVIGVIEPGAESAAEAPGPVGIMGTLATVGSAAYEEAIRRRDPGKVIHSVACPLLVPLAEEGWFDDPVTDSICRRYLNELPFEVKTVVLGCTHYPTLLASLERSRPGTRWIDSGRVTAKAVDRLLQGNLGYRIAGARGELRILLTDASSRLKEVGSRFLEEPLADVEVVEI; translated from the coding sequence ATGACCCGCGCGGACCGGCCCATCGGGGTTTTCGACTCCGGCATCGGCGGGCTGACCGTCATCCATGCGCTGCGACAACTCCTGCCCCAGGAGGATCTGGTCTACCTCGGCGATACGGCGCGGCTGCCCTACGGCACCAAGAGCCACCGCACCATCGAGCGGTACACCCTCCAGATGGGGGAACTGCTCCAGCGCCACGATCCCAAGCTGCTGGTCATCGCCTGCAACACCGCCAGCGCCCACGGCCTGCCGGCCCTTCAGGCCGTGAGTCCCTGCCCCGTGATCGGCGTGATCGAGCCCGGCGCGGAGTCCGCCGCGGAAGCGCCCGGTCCGGTGGGGATCATGGGCACCCTGGCCACCGTGGGGAGCGCGGCCTACGAAGAGGCCATCCGCCGCCGCGACCCGGGCAAGGTCATCCACAGCGTGGCCTGCCCGCTGCTGGTTCCGCTGGCGGAGGAGGGCTGGTTCGACGATCCCGTCACCGACAGCATCTGCCGCCGCTACCTGAACGAACTGCCCTTCGAAGTGAAGACGGTGGTCCTGGGCTGCACGCACTATCCCACGCTGCTGGCCAGCCTCGAGCGCAGCCGCCCCGGCACCCGCTGGATCGACAGCGGCCGCGTCACCGCGAAGGCCGTGGATCGGCTGCTCCAAGGCAACCTCGGCTACCGCATCGCCGGCGCCCGCGGAGAGTTGCGGATCCTGCTCACCGATGCCAGCAGTCGCCTGAAGGAAGTGGGGAGTCGCTTCCTGGAGGAGCCGCTGGCGGACGTGGAGGTCGTGGAGATCTGA
- a CDS encoding sensor histidine kinase, giving the protein MKFPHMRIRPLAWLPSLHAKLFLLLGLVTSLLTVAVAYSITRNSRRELESYSRKLTIEAAGTVETDILERDPTFKDGDKLDQLLESIAGPDRSIFQIDVFKRVGRGTEVELVRSSGEENTIEWGTEIGSYLTLTQPQAELVDLNTGGRAWKVYLPIRGRRPGQPPIGLIRAYCDLERWEVVWDNNVKRTLRTLPGVLLGEFILLWLILRVLISDPIEGIVLAMQRLERGESDARVPVLRSDELGLIGARFNDMAIQLQRAGEEREGLIREIRGLNANLQSRIDSALSELQTKNTELAAMAERNAILREELGAQERLAVAGQLTATFAHEVGTPLNLVTGHLQLLDGQKDLPDKHRERLGVIQGQIRRVGDIVRRMLDLTRRPQLHREPQPFSALLADLQLLWAPTLAAHGVAVDAGAPPECCLDVDRKQMEQLFLNLMNNAVDAMPEGGTVRIAVQPAEGSTPDGPWWEIRFQDSGQGIPAELLSQVFRPMFTTKPEGKGTGLGLSICREIVRGHGGEIRIDSAEGNGTCVKFTLPGADPAAC; this is encoded by the coding sequence ATGAAGTTCCCGCACATGCGGATCCGCCCCTTGGCGTGGCTGCCCAGCCTCCACGCGAAGCTGTTCCTCCTCCTCGGGCTGGTGACCAGCCTGCTCACGGTGGCGGTGGCCTACTCCATCACCCGCAACAGCCGGCGGGAACTGGAGAGCTACTCCCGCAAGCTGACCATCGAAGCCGCGGGCACCGTGGAAACCGACATCCTGGAGCGCGACCCCACCTTCAAGGACGGCGACAAGCTGGACCAGTTGCTGGAGAGCATCGCGGGGCCGGACCGCAGCATCTTCCAGATCGACGTGTTCAAGCGGGTGGGCCGCGGGACGGAGGTGGAACTGGTCCGTTCCTCCGGCGAGGAGAACACCATCGAGTGGGGCACAGAGATCGGCTCCTACCTGACCCTGACCCAGCCCCAAGCCGAACTGGTGGACCTGAACACGGGAGGGCGGGCCTGGAAGGTGTACCTCCCCATCCGAGGCCGCCGGCCGGGCCAGCCCCCCATCGGCCTGATCCGCGCCTACTGCGACCTGGAGCGGTGGGAGGTGGTGTGGGACAACAACGTCAAGCGCACCCTCCGCACGCTTCCCGGCGTTCTCCTCGGAGAATTCATCTTGCTGTGGCTGATCCTGCGCGTGCTGATCAGCGATCCCATTGAGGGCATCGTCCTCGCCATGCAGCGGCTGGAGCGGGGCGAATCCGACGCCCGTGTCCCCGTGCTGCGCAGCGACGAGCTGGGCCTGATCGGCGCGCGGTTCAACGACATGGCCATCCAACTCCAGCGGGCGGGGGAGGAGCGGGAGGGCCTGATCCGCGAGATCCGGGGACTCAACGCCAACCTCCAGAGCCGGATCGATTCCGCGCTGTCGGAACTCCAGACCAAGAACACCGAGCTGGCCGCCATGGCGGAGCGGAACGCGATTCTTCGGGAGGAGCTGGGCGCCCAAGAGCGATTGGCCGTGGCGGGCCAACTGACGGCGACCTTCGCCCACGAGGTGGGCACGCCCCTGAACCTGGTGACGGGCCACCTCCAGCTCCTGGACGGGCAGAAGGATCTGCCGGACAAGCACCGGGAACGGCTGGGGGTGATCCAGGGCCAGATCCGGCGCGTGGGCGACATCGTCCGCCGGATGCTGGACCTCACCCGCCGCCCCCAGCTCCATCGCGAGCCCCAGCCCTTCAGCGCCCTCCTTGCCGACCTCCAGTTGCTGTGGGCGCCCACCCTCGCCGCCCACGGCGTGGCCGTGGACGCGGGCGCCCCTCCCGAATGCTGCCTCGACGTGGACCGCAAGCAGATGGAGCAGCTGTTCCTGAACCTCATGAACAACGCCGTGGACGCCATGCCCGAGGGCGGCACGGTGCGCATCGCCGTCCAACCCGCCGAGGGCAGCACGCCGGATGGCCCCTGGTGGGAGATCCGCTTCCAGGATTCCGGCCAGGGCATCCCCGCCGAATTGCTCAGCCAGGTGTTCCGCCCCATGTTCACCACCAAGCCGGAAGGCAAGGGCACGGGCCTGGGTCTCAGCATCTGCCGCGAGATCGTGCGCGGCCACGGCGGCGAGATCCGCATCGACAGCGCCGAGGGGAACGGCACCTGCGTCAAGTTCACGCTTCCCGGCGCCGATCCCGCGGCCTGCTGA
- a CDS encoding CHAD domain-containing protein has protein sequence MHPAELAILLHRALEARLAKLQGLLADDDWATETEALHQVRVAARRLGAVLDLVDPEAYPGLKGRRRALKNLVDLLGLPRELDVHAATLEARLAEAKTPTQAAVLEHLLEGLERARAKARRAMRRGLEDLRLPDLRRLLDVPSLPHPFQHASLQESAWACLATRAEAALGDLASLSIQEDASALHKARVRIKKLRYAVEALEAAFADVPEGLLKDLRALQTALGDHHDLAVLEAHLWEVEEGLRARGRKILHAGVLDLLGEVAESRRALFGRAADLLYVQTPAAFARTIRPALGLPLEEAPRP, from the coding sequence ATGCATCCAGCCGAGCTGGCGATCCTCCTTCATCGCGCCCTTGAAGCGCGATTGGCGAAGCTGCAGGGGCTGCTGGCCGACGACGACTGGGCCACGGAGACGGAAGCGCTCCATCAGGTGCGCGTCGCCGCCCGCCGCCTGGGGGCGGTGCTCGACCTGGTGGACCCCGAAGCCTATCCCGGCCTCAAGGGCCGGCGCCGGGCCCTCAAGAACCTGGTGGATCTGCTGGGGCTGCCGCGGGAACTGGACGTCCACGCAGCCACGCTGGAAGCCAGGCTGGCCGAAGCGAAGACGCCCACCCAGGCCGCCGTTCTGGAGCACCTGCTGGAAGGCCTGGAACGGGCTCGGGCCAAGGCCCGCCGCGCCATGCGCCGGGGGCTGGAGGACCTGCGCCTTCCCGACCTCCGCCGCCTCCTGGATGTGCCTTCCCTTCCGCATCCCTTCCAGCACGCCTCGCTCCAGGAGAGCGCCTGGGCCTGCCTCGCGACCCGCGCCGAGGCCGCCCTGGGCGACCTGGCCTCCCTCTCCATCCAGGAGGACGCGTCGGCCCTCCACAAGGCCCGCGTCCGGATCAAGAAGCTGCGCTACGCCGTGGAGGCCCTGGAAGCCGCCTTCGCCGACGTGCCGGAGGGGCTCCTCAAGGATCTGCGCGCCCTCCAGACCGCCCTCGGCGACCATCACGACCTGGCGGTTCTGGAGGCCCATCTGTGGGAGGTGGAGGAAGGCCTCCGGGCGCGGGGCCGGAAGATCCTCCACGCCGGGGTCCTGGACCTCCTGGGCGAAGTGGCCGAATCCCGGCGCGCCCTCTTCGGCCGGGCCGCGGATCTGCTGTACGTCCAGACGCCGGCCGCCTTCGCCCGGACGATCCGGCCCGCCCTGGGGCTTCCCCTTGAGGAGGCGCCCCGGCCATGA